In Candidatus Poribacteria bacterium, the DNA window TAACGATGAAGACAAGCATCTCCAAAAACGCAAAGAGACCGAATTTTCGGAAAACGACTGCCCACGGAAAGAGGAACACGGCTTCGACGTCAAAGATGAGAAAGATGAGCGCGATGACATAAAAACGGGTGTTAAACTTGATCCGCGTATCACCGATTGGGTCTTCGCCGCATTCATAAGGAATATACTTTTCGCCTGAGAAGAGTTTGGTATGCAGGAGGCGAGAGACTGTCAGGTTAAGAACGACAAATAGACAACCAACAATCAAGAAGATTAGTACATTTGCGAAGTTAAAAAGCATTCTGGATTATCCTTAAGAACCGAGATGTCACGAAAACTTTACTTACACGATTTCGTTCTTAAAATTATATATCATTTTGTGCTGATTTGCAAGTAAAAATTTTAGCCATCAGCAGTCGGCTATCAGCCATTAGCCATCAGGAGTCAGTTATCAGTTTCGCGAGCAAGCTGTTTCAGATTAGAATGTCAATTGGTTATTTTGACTTTTGCCCAGACCGTGGTAAGCAGCTGCGGTTTGGGAGAAACCGGCAAAGCGAACGCTGGATCGAACCAGTCAGGATAGACATTTATACCGCGGCTTGTCAGCTGCTGGCTTTGGCGACTTGCCAAATCAATTGTGAAGATTTGCCGATTTTCGCCGACTTTTTTGTGATAAGCAAGTTCGTTCCGAGATGGAGCCCATACAGCTTGCTCAGCTATCGGTTCCTTCTCAGGGACAATCTCTCGCAGACCACCACCATCGCGATTGACGGCGTAGAGGGTTCCCTCAACCGGACCGCCAGCCCCCAATCTCTCAACATGTGAAAAAACGATGGTGCCATCCGATGCCCAAGAAGGGTAGAACATCCGTAACTGTTGTTCTGGATGAAAAATCTCCTTTTCTCCTGTGCGGAGATTGTAGATGGCCATCGGCGACGGGGCTTGCCCTATAGCATGTGCGGTAGCAAAAACTATCTCTGTTCCATCAGGTGACCATGCCGGAAACCCACCTGTTCTGCCACACCATGATAGACGCTCCTCTTTTCCGTCCAATGTCGCGATATAGATTGCCCAG includes these proteins:
- a CDS encoding NADH-quinone oxidoreductase subunit A, which encodes MLFNFANVLIFLIVGCLFVVLNLTVSRLLHTKLFSGEKYIPYECGEDPIGDTRIKFNTRFYVIALIFLIFDVEAVFLFPWAVVFRKFGLFAFLEMLVFIVILLVGLAYVWAKGDLEWIRSTQLEVQSVRREENYDN